Within Solirubrobacterales bacterium, the genomic segment CTCGTCGGCCGCGTTGAGGATGCAGGGAACGATTCCCCCGTTCTGCCCGGCTTCCCGAGCGAGGGCAAGGCAGCGAAAGGTCCCCGGGTCGGGGGCCTCGAAGGTGAGCTCCCCGATCCGCGCCAGGTCGAGTCGCTCCACCGGGAGTTCGAGTCGGTCCGGCCAGTTGAGCGCGTAGCCGATCGGGACGCGCATGTCGGGATAACCGAGGTGAGCCAGGGTCGCCCCGTCGACCAGGTCAACCAGCGAGTGAACGATTGACTGCGGGTGGACGACCGTCTCGATCTGCTCCCATCCGAGCCCGAAGAGATGGTGGGCTTCGATCATCTCGAATCCCTTGTTCATCAAGGTGGCCGAGTCAACCGTGATCCGACCTCCCATCGACCAGGTCGGGTGATCCAGCGCCTCTTCGACCGTGATGCCCGCGAGGTCCGTTCGTCCCCGGAACGGCCCCCCCGAAGCGGTCAGGACGATCCGTGCAACCGCGGCCGGCGCCTCCCCCGAAAGCAGCTGGAAGATCGCCGAGTGTTCCGAATCGACCGGCAGCAGCCGGGCGCCGGAAGCGCGGGTGAGATCCATCACCAGCTCACCGCCGATCACCAGGCTCTCCTTGTTGGCAAGCCCGACGTCCAGCCCGGCAGAGAGAGCGGCCACGGTGGGACCGAGACCGGCCGCCCCGACCACCCCGTTGAGGACGAAATCCGGCCGGCAGGCCCCGATCAGCTCGACCGCGGCTTCCTTCCCCGACAGGACCACTCCGTCGAAGGACGCACGGGCCAGGTCGGCGGCCCCGGGATCGGCGATCGCGACGAAGCCGGCTCCGGTACCCCGGGCTTGGGCGACGGCGGTCTCCCAGTCGCGACCGACTGCCAGCCCGGCCACATCCAGCCGGTCCGAGGCAGTGATGATCTCCAGGGCCTGGGTTCCGATCGAGCCGGAAGCGCCCAGAACGGCGACCCTCTTGGTGGCGCTATCGGTCACTGTCGTTCCTCACGGGTGGAGACCTCAGTAGACCAGGGCGATCGACACGTAGTAGCCGACGACAACCGTGAAGAGCACCCCGTCGAGTCGGTCCAGCAGTCCCCCGTGCGGCCCGAACAGGGCTCCCGTGTCCTTGGTGTCAAGGTCACGCTTGAGCATCGACTCGAAGAGATCCCCGAGCGGAGCCGCGATGGCCACCGCCAGCCCCAGAATGAGCGCGTCGACTCCGGAAAACCAGTCCTGGTAGAGCCCGGCACACCAGACTCCCAGGGTCCCGATCACGATGCCACCGATCAGGCCCTCGATGGTCTTGTTCGGTGAAAGCGCCGGGGCCAGCTTGCGGTTGCCGATCATCCGGCCGACCGCATAGGCCCCGGTATCGGCAGCGAAGGTCCCGACCAGGACATTGATCAGAAGCGCCCCGCCGTGATCCGGCAGGTCCCTCAGCATCACGGCGTGTGCCAGCGGGATTCCGATCCAGAAAGCTCCCAGCAGAGTGACCGCGATCGCGATCGTGACTGCCTCGCGGTCCTCCCGGAGAGCCGCCGCGACAAACACCAGCGGAAACGGGACTGCCACCATCATCAGGACGTTGAACGAGGTGCCGAAGTAGGCGGCAGCGAGCATTCCGGCCAGGGCAACGGCGGCCGGCCAGAGCATCGGCCTCGAGTCTGCGGCCATCAGGAAGAACTCCCGCAGTCCGATCACTCCGAAGCCGAGCAGGGCTACCGCGAACACCGGCCCGCCGAGCACAATGATCGCGATCGCAAAGGCCGCCCAGGGGACCGCCACCAGGACCCGTTTCGCCGTTTCGCCCCTCAACCCGCCTCCCTCCGTCCGAATCGACGCTGGCGGCGACCGTACTCGGCCAGCGATTCCGCGAAGGCCTCCCGGGTGAACTCCGGCCAGAGTTCATCCCTGAACACGAACTCGGAGTAGGCGCACTGCCACAACAGGTAGTTGGAGATTCGTTGTTCCCCGCTGGTGCGGATCAGCAGTTCGGGGTCATGCATCTCGGGGGCGTAAAGACACCGCCGGAACTCCTCCTCGGTCGTTCCGGTGAAGCGCCTGGCGGCATCCACCAGTTCGGCCCGGCCGCCGTAGTTGAAAGCGATGAAGAAGGTGATGGTGCGGTTCGATGAGGTGAGTCGCTCGGCGGCATCCATCTGATCGAGCAGCTCGGGGTCGACTCCTTCGCGACGCCCGATGAACCGCATCCGGACCCCCTCGTCATGGAGCTCCGGGGTTTCCTCGACGATCCGGCGGGAGAACATCTCCATCAGATCGGTCACCTCTTCTTCGGACCGGGACCAGTTCTCGGTCGAAAAGGAGAAAACTGTCAGTTCCCGGATCCCGAACTCGACTGCGTCCCGGAGCCGGGCCTTTACGGTGTCGGCACCGGCCTGATGGCCCTCACGGATCGGCACCCCCCGACGGACGGCCCAGCGCCCGTTGCCGTCGGTGATGATCGCGACATACCTCGGCCCGGTCACACCTCGAGGATTTCCTCTTCCTTGCCCTTGAGCAGGGAATCGATCTCACCGGTGGCGGCATCGGTTGCCTTCTGAAGCTCCTCTTCGGCGCGACGCTCGTCGTCCTCCCCGACGTCACCCTCTTTCTTCAACTCACGCAGATCACCGATCACATCACGGCGGACGGCCCGGACCGCGACCCGGCCTTCCTCGGCCACCCCGTGCACAACCTTCACCATCTCCCGCCGCCGCTCCTCGGTCATCTCCGGGATCGATAGACGGATCACGTTGCCGTCGTTTGACGGGCTGATGCCCAGATCGGACTCCTGGATCGCCTTCTCGATCAGGCCGATCGACCCCTTGTCGTAGGGCGTGACCGTGATCAGGCGGGCTTCCGAGGCGGCTACCCCGGCAAGCTGGTTGAGTGGAGTGATCGCCCCGTAGTAGTCCACCACGATCCGATCGAGCAGCTGCGGCGAGGCCCGGCCGGTCCGCACCGTCGCGAACTCGTTCCGAGTCGACTCAACCGACTTGGCCATCCTCTCGCGGGCGTCTGAAAGCAGCTCTTCGATCATGCCTCTTCCTCGGTAGGAGAAACGTCAGTGAAGGATTCGGAGCTGACCAGCGTGCCCACCT encodes:
- the dxr gene encoding 1-deoxy-D-xylulose-5-phosphate reductoisomerase, with the protein product MTDSATKRVAVLGASGSIGTQALEIITASDRLDVAGLAVGRDWETAVAQARGTGAGFVAIADPGAADLARASFDGVVLSGKEAAVELIGACRPDFVLNGVVGAAGLGPTVAALSAGLDVGLANKESLVIGGELVMDLTRASGARLLPVDSEHSAIFQLLSGEAPAAVARIVLTASGGPFRGRTDLAGITVEEALDHPTWSMGGRITVDSATLMNKGFEMIEAHHLFGLGWEQIETVVHPQSIVHSLVDLVDGATLAHLGYPDMRVPIGYALNWPDRLELPVERLDLARIGELTFEAPDPGTFRCLALAREAGQNGGIVPCILNAADEIAVDAFLEGRIGFGSIPEVIEQTIEDIGSGPVRDFDELFAVDEAARERSLELISGLDAR
- a CDS encoding phosphatidate cytidylyltransferase, which encodes MRGETAKRVLVAVPWAAFAIAIIVLGGPVFAVALLGFGVIGLREFFLMAADSRPMLWPAAVALAGMLAAAYFGTSFNVLMMVAVPFPLVFVAAALREDREAVTIAIAVTLLGAFWIGIPLAHAVMLRDLPDHGGALLINVLVGTFAADTGAYAVGRMIGNRKLAPALSPNKTIEGLIGGIVIGTLGVWCAGLYQDWFSGVDALILGLAVAIAAPLGDLFESMLKRDLDTKDTGALFGPHGGLLDRLDGVLFTVVVGYYVSIALVY
- the uppS gene encoding polyprenyl diphosphate synthase, whose protein sequence is MTGPRYVAIITDGNGRWAVRRGVPIREGHQAGADTVKARLRDAVEFGIRELTVFSFSTENWSRSEEEVTDLMEMFSRRIVEETPELHDEGVRMRFIGRREGVDPELLDQMDAAERLTSSNRTITFFIAFNYGGRAELVDAARRFTGTTEEEFRRCLYAPEMHDPELLIRTSGEQRISNYLLWQCAYSEFVFRDELWPEFTREAFAESLAEYGRRQRRFGRREAG
- the frr gene encoding ribosome recycling factor: MIEELLSDARERMAKSVESTRNEFATVRTGRASPQLLDRIVVDYYGAITPLNQLAGVAASEARLITVTPYDKGSIGLIEKAIQESDLGISPSNDGNVIRLSIPEMTEERRREMVKVVHGVAEEGRVAVRAVRRDVIGDLRELKKEGDVGEDDERRAEEELQKATDAATGEIDSLLKGKEEEILEV